In Primulina eburnea isolate SZY01 chromosome 3, ASM2296580v1, whole genome shotgun sequence, one DNA window encodes the following:
- the LOC140826517 gene encoding uncharacterized protein isoform X2 → MEFFKKAKSVRMRSHHDKYLTAESDEETVVQDRSGSSKHAKWSVEFVEGVENVIRLKSCFGKYLTSSDDQFLLGVTGQKVVQSLPRKLDSSIEWEPIRDGVQVKLKTRYGNFLRANGGLPPWRNSITHDIPHRHHDWILWVVDVIEIRPESPPKLLRSDSLDEDLSSSSFNLRFPSNESIGSVEVSTRKTEGRLIYYYVCDDDGNVNDSIEGPSFQFKGHGLPELTQKLEEETGIDDIIVCSRNRINGKLYPLRLALPPNNTTMNVVVVPSTSRVASDFMPSPSHSYMTCIRYLL, encoded by the exons ATGGAATTCTTCAAGAAAGCCAAATCCGTCAGGATGAGGAGCCACCACGACAAATACCTGACAGCGGAAAGCGATGAAGAAACCGTGGTTCAAGATCGTTCGGGATCATCGAAGCATGCCAAATGGAGCGTAGAATTCGTGGAAGGTGTCGAGAATGTTATACGATTGAAGAGCTGTTTCGGGAAATACCTAACATCCTCGGATGATCAGTTTCTTCTGGGCGTGACGGGTCAAAAAGTTGTTCAATCCCTGCCAAGGAAACTGGACTCGTCGATCGAATGGGAGCCCATTCGAGATGGGGTGCAAGTGAAACTTAAAACGAGATATGGCAATTTCTTACGGGCCAACGGAGGGTTGCCGCCGTGGAGAAATTCGATCACTCATGATATACCTCACAGACACCATGATTGGATTTTGTGGGTTGTTGATGTTATTGAAATTCGGCCTGAATCACCGCCCAAACTCTTGAGATCTGATTCGTTGGACGAGGACTTGAGTTCTTCTTCTTTTAATCTGAGGTTCCCGAGTAATGAG TCCATCGGTTCAGTTGAAGTTTCAACAAGGAAAACTGAAGGACGTCTTATATATTACTACGTCTGTGATGATGATGGGAACGTAAACGACTCCATCGAAGGGCCATCTTTTCAATTTAAAGGGCATGGATTGCCGGAGTTAACTCAGAAACTGGAAGAAGAAACAGGGATTGATGATATAATCGTTTGTTCGCGAAACCGCATCAATGGAAAGCTCTATCCCCTTCGGCTGGCTTTACCTCCAAATAATACAACTATGAACGTTGTGGTAGTTCCGTCTACATCCAGAG TGGCCAGTGATTTCATGCCCTCCCCTTCCCATTCCTACATGACATGCATCCGCTATCTGCTGTAA
- the LOC140826517 gene encoding uncharacterized protein isoform X1 translates to MGLRRRGGTPSRMTFRTEQLRRIGLCGMLMRWIYLCWMMSTCRVILRVFLMCRRMTIGARIRRCLMGLRGGCSPESGSQMRWPSIVSDKSSHRSGRQDGMEFFKIAKSVRLQSHLGKYLVADDDEQTVRQSYDSFRGARWAVEAVDRRRERIRLKSCHGLYLTAAEDPFLLGMTGKKIIQTQPGKTTDSSIVWQPVMEGLNVKLMTIEGKFLRGNGGAPPWRNSVTHDVPHITATQNWVLWEVDVLDINLSDSDMGSDGVSQASSFSSPADDYSGSSDTGSPMVIQGQPQVSGMEFFKKAKSVRMRSHHDKYLTAESDEETVVQDRSGSSKHAKWSVEFVEGVENVIRLKSCFGKYLTSSDDQFLLGVTGQKVVQSLPRKLDSSIEWEPIRDGVQVKLKTRYGNFLRANGGLPPWRNSITHDIPHRHHDWILWVVDVIEIRPESPPKLLRSDSLDEDLSSSSFNLRFPSNESIGSVEVSTRKTEGRLIYYYVCDDDGNVNDSIEGPSFQFKGHGLPELTQKLEEETGIDDIIVCSRNRINGKLYPLRLALPPNNTTMNVVVVPSTSRVASDFMPSPSHSYMTCIRYLL, encoded by the exons GAGGAACTCCATCACGCATGACATTCCGCACAGAACAGCTACGCAGGATTGGGTTATGTGGGATGTTGATGCGGTGGATATATCTGTGCTGGATGATGAGTACCTGCCGAGTCATTCTTCGAGTTTTTCTTATGTGCAGGAGGATGACTATCGGAGCTCGGATTCGCCGGTGTCTAATGGGTCTGAGAGGAGGCTGCAGTCCCGAGAGTGGTTCTCAGATGCGGTGGCCGTCGATTGTATCGGATAAATCTTCTCATAGAAGCGGAAGACAG GATGGAATGGAGTTCTTCAAGATAGCGAAATCAGTGAGATTACAAAGCCATCTCGGAAAATACTTAGTAGCGGACGACGATGAACAGACTGTCCGTCAAAGCTACGACTCCTTCCGCGGAGCGCGTTGGGCTGTCGAAGCCGTCGACAGAAGACGTGAAAGAATCCGCCTCAAGAGCTGCCACGGACTATATCTCACGGCGGCGGAGGATCCTTTCCTCCTAGGTATGACGGGGAAGAAGATCATCCAAACCCAGCCGGGAAAGACGACGGACTCATCGATCGTGTGGCAGCCGGTGATGGAAGGGCTCAACGTGAAGCTAATGACCATTGAAGGGAAGTTCTTGAGAGGGAACGGCGGCGCTCCACCGTGGAGGAATTCTGTTACGCACGATGTGCCGCATATAACGGCCACCCAAAATTGGGTATTGTGGGAAGTGGATGTTTTGGACATCAATTTATCGGATTCGGATATGGGTTCGGACGGAGTTTCACAAGCTTCGAGCTTTTCATCGCCGGCGGATGATTATTCGGGCTCATCGGATACCGGGTCTCCCATGGTGATTCAGGGACAGCCACAG GTTTCTGGTATGGAATTCTTCAAGAAAGCCAAATCCGTCAGGATGAGGAGCCACCACGACAAATACCTGACAGCGGAAAGCGATGAAGAAACCGTGGTTCAAGATCGTTCGGGATCATCGAAGCATGCCAAATGGAGCGTAGAATTCGTGGAAGGTGTCGAGAATGTTATACGATTGAAGAGCTGTTTCGGGAAATACCTAACATCCTCGGATGATCAGTTTCTTCTGGGCGTGACGGGTCAAAAAGTTGTTCAATCCCTGCCAAGGAAACTGGACTCGTCGATCGAATGGGAGCCCATTCGAGATGGGGTGCAAGTGAAACTTAAAACGAGATATGGCAATTTCTTACGGGCCAACGGAGGGTTGCCGCCGTGGAGAAATTCGATCACTCATGATATACCTCACAGACACCATGATTGGATTTTGTGGGTTGTTGATGTTATTGAAATTCGGCCTGAATCACCGCCCAAACTCTTGAGATCTGATTCGTTGGACGAGGACTTGAGTTCTTCTTCTTTTAATCTGAGGTTCCCGAGTAATGAG TCCATCGGTTCAGTTGAAGTTTCAACAAGGAAAACTGAAGGACGTCTTATATATTACTACGTCTGTGATGATGATGGGAACGTAAACGACTCCATCGAAGGGCCATCTTTTCAATTTAAAGGGCATGGATTGCCGGAGTTAACTCAGAAACTGGAAGAAGAAACAGGGATTGATGATATAATCGTTTGTTCGCGAAACCGCATCAATGGAAAGCTCTATCCCCTTCGGCTGGCTTTACCTCCAAATAATACAACTATGAACGTTGTGGTAGTTCCGTCTACATCCAGAG TGGCCAGTGATTTCATGCCCTCCCCTTCCCATTCCTACATGACATGCATCCGCTATCTGCTGTAA